Part of the Besnoitia besnoiti strain Bb-Ger1 chromosome Unknown contig00083, whole genome shotgun sequence genome is shown below.
taatgcatttggtaatggacttttcatcttaactggtatacattttagccatgttattgttggagctatccttgtattcttcactcaaagtatctatagttctttagttacttacatgcctacaagctctataatgctaagcaaatctaaaggtatgttatgcaagatctttacagaaccattcactattttatatctacactttgtagaaaccatgtggatattaatccacattacattctatctctaaatcatataacggtcgtaaggtacgccggggataacaggtcagataatattgggagttctaatcctcggattgtatcagcacctccatgtcggctcattactcccttgttattgaacaagattcagttaggaacgctagttcaccgtcagatgtaatacgtgagctgggttaagaacgtctggagacagtttgttccctatctaccatattatctaattggtttaattttcttacaaacggcttttggtttgattgaattatcgcacccagataactccatacagtgaaccggtttgtaactccgcttcatatcgtacctgaatggtactttttagcatattatgcggtgttaaaagtaatcccatccaaaaccggtggtttgttagtatttatgtcctctctcattaacttagctcttttatctgaaattcgagctttgaatactcgaatgttgatacgacaacattttatgactcgaaatgtagtcagtggatgggtaattatttgggtatacagtatgatcttcttgattattattggtagtgctattccacaagcgacttatatcttatatggtagattagctactatcgtatatcttactaccggattggttctatgcttatactaaatcaatagttataatgactacagcttccaagcaaacatgattaccgtgatattgaaatccaacacttttagctgtcttaagcagtccagtgggtggtggtgtactgcaatcataaagaacttggttgtctgtatctcataaccggagtcatcttcagtattctaggaactataatgtctttgtttattcgatttgagtgaacacataagatcatcgaatttaacggtatgctcctgaaagtaacggtacaagctgtaaacaaaggactccttaacttaaactgaggagtcaagtaggtacaaaccgtacaaggattaattatgtccatctgtgcatctaagttgagactatcggttatatattttagacgctaacttcccggctaaactttgacttattaaaccagcctgggatcataaaagtactatgtatggtaagattgagcgtgaacattggatgtcaccatggttatagttacggtacatatataaaatctacagtacgatttgagatttgttacgtgacgagcggtgtgtttaagactagtttacatgcgctcattttaatatgtagttatttaacgaagttctattgtgctagcatggtttcgagaacacaccaaatttccatgagtctattccgggcacacctcgtcttttatcggtgtgctctcaatctaaattcatcttataactttggtttcttagttgcaattacctttgtactccaaataattacaggtatcactttagcgttccgatatacttctgaagcatcttgtgcatttgctagtgttcaacatctagttagagaggtagcagcaggatgggaaatttaggatgttgcatgcaacaactgcttctttcgtcttcttgtgtatcttaatacacatgtctcgaggtatgtataactccagctatagttatttaactactgcttggatgtctggtttagttttatatctacttactatagccactgctttcctcggttatgtactaccatggggacagatgagttttctggggtgctacagtcattactaatctcctttctccaataccatatttagtaccttggttactcggtggatactatgtatctgatgtaacattaaaaacgattctttgtattgcactttatattaccttttgtaggttgcattctaattgtattacacatcttctatttacatttaaatggttctagtaaccctgcaggtattgattccgcacttaaagtagccttctatcctca
Proteins encoded:
- a CDS encoding cytochrome c oxidase subunit iii subfamily protein (encoded by transcript BESB_081120), whose amino-acid sequence is MTIMLSALSIVVSSVYLKNQHLYTSCTNIMTFTLVVAFLMLVCTEYLGLSLYINDNAFGNGLFILTGIHFSHVIVGAILVFFTQSIYSSLVTYMPTSSIMLSKSKGMLCKIFTEPFTILYLHFVETMWILIHITFYL